A single genomic interval of Osmerus eperlanus chromosome 14, fOsmEpe2.1, whole genome shotgun sequence harbors:
- the ptprdb gene encoding protein tyrosine phosphatase receptor type Db isoform X5, whose translation MQVPTCPTMHSASPGLLLLSFLFFADADSPPRFTRTPEDQTGVQGGVASFVCQATGDPQPKIVWNKKGKKVSNQRFEVIDFDDGSGSVLRIQPLRTPRDEAIYECHASNTAGEITTSTRLNVLREDQLPSGFPTIDMGPQLKVVERSRTATMLCAASGNPDPEITWFKDFLPVNTTNNNGRIKQLRSGGTPIRGALQIELSEESDQGKYECVATNSDGTRYSTPANLPTPTPPSVRRVPPRFSIPPADSEIMPGGSVNITCVAVGSPMPYVKWMLGTEDLTPEDDMPIGRNVLELGDVRQSNNYTCVAMSTLGVIEAVAQIIVKALPKAPGTPVVTERTATSITLTWDSGNPEPVAYYILLHRSKGSEDAYKEIDGIATTRYSVGGLSPYSHYDFRVAAVNTIGRGPASETVEARTSEQAPSSPPRQVRGRMLSTTTAIIHWDEPEEANGQVVGYRVYYTADSTLQVNQWEKQMVRSANFITIQSLTPNKTYYIRVLAFTSVGDGPLSQDLQIIAKTGVPSQPSDFKGEAKSETSILLSWVAPPQSGPDNQITGYELVYRRTDDTEEKKVTFEPSTSYLLKNLKPFSTYTFQLAARSKHGIGAYTNEVSTDTPQTLPAAPPQEVTCSSPSSTGILVSWAPPPEEFQNGVITGYSIQYSITEGENRTSQRVDGIPPESSPYLLEKLEKWTEYGITVRAQTEAGEGPESLQLLVRTEEDVPSGPPRGVEAEALNASAVRVWWRAPAVELQHGQIRGYQVHYVRMNYGEPSGQPLIRDILIDDSQWESDDETQYEVVLTALRADTAYSVSVGAYTAKGDGARSKPQTVCTTMPLPEVPKLTVSTTKEGNTVLQWSRPPSAPTPLLGYRLTYGRADILPPTVVEFPAKENRYTAPDIHKGASYVFRLSARNKMGYGEEAVKEVTMPEDAPSSFPQNILSEGASASSIRLAWKSVPLIEQNGKIIKYTVRYKDINSRGNATEVSVAAPDSSVVLEALMADTVYDVRVCAYTAVGPGPYSPSVQFRTQPLDQVFATNFRVKASMKTSVLLTWEIKDKNPTQPFTILYGKGQSVEVEGKQTQKLITGLEPETQYSFLLTNRANSAGGLQHRVTVVTAPDVLRSKPTLVGKTNADGMVTVQLPPVQTSTIVGGYYVVVVPLRKQRGGKFLKPWEEPDQMNLDEVLKEINRTSVSRALRVRRQASQSEPKAYVTAHFKTLPLEFTLGDGRDYGDFRNRPLQNGQEYVFFVLAMLDLSDNTMYATSPYSDPVTSSDVDPQPIIDEEEGLLWVVGPVLAVIFIVCIVIAILLFKSKPDRKRAEAEGRKGSFPCSKAMSSHHPTDPVELRRINFQTPGMACHPPVPMSELEEHVEHLKANDNLKFSQEYESIDPGQQFTWEHSNLEVNKPKNRYANVIAYDHSRVMLSSIEGIPGGDYINANYIDGYRRQNAYIATQGSLPETFCDFWRLVWEQHTANIIMMTKLEEKSRVKCDQYWPSRGTETYGLIQVTLLDTVELATYSVRTFALYKSGSSEKREVRQFQFTAWPDHGVPEHPTPFLAFLRRVKACNPPDAGPMVVHCSAGVGRTGCFIVIDAMTERIKQEKTLDIYGHVTLMRSQRNYMVQTEDQYVFIHDALLEAVACGNTEVPARNLYAYIQRLTQMEPGENATGMELEFKRLASAMAHTSRFVSANLPCNKFKNRLVNIMPYETTRVCLQPIRGVEGSDYINASFIDGYRQQRAYIATQGPLAETTEDYWRMLWEHNSTIVVMLTKLREMGREKCHQYWPAERSARYQYFVVDPMAEYNMPQYILREFKVTDARDGQSRTVRQFQFTDWPEQGVPKSGEGFIDFIGQVHKTKEQFGQDGPITVHCSAGVGRTGVFITLSIVLERMRYEGVVDIFQTVKMLRTQRPATVQTEDQYQFCYRASLEYLGSFDHYAT comes from the exons GTGCATTGCAGATTGAACTGAGTGAGGAGTCAGACCAAGGGAAGTACGAGTGCGTTGCTACCAACAGTGATGGGACGCGGTACTCCACTCCAGCTAATCT ccccacccccaccccaccatcaGTGCGTCGAGTTCCGCCTCGTTTCTCCATCCCGCCGGCGGACAGTGAGATCATGCCCGGGGGCAGTGTGAACATCACGTGCGTGGCGGTGGGCTCGCCCATGCCCTACGTCAAGTGGATGCTGGGCACGGAGGACCTGACCCCTGAGGACGACATGCCCATCGGGCGCAACGTCCTGGAGCTGGGCGACGTGCGCCAGTCCAACAACTACACCTGCGTCGCCATGTCCACGCTGGGCGTCATCGAAGCGGTGGCGCAGATCATtgtcaaag ccctgcccAAAGCTCCAGGCACCCCAGTGGTGACGGAAAGAACTGCGACCAGCATCACCCTCACCTGGGACTCTGGAAACCCTGAGCCTGTGGCCTACTACATACTACTG caccGGTCCAAGGGATCGGAGGACGCCTACAAAGAGATCGACGGCATCGCCACCACCCGTTACAGTGTGGGCGGGCTCAGCCCGTACTCCCACTACGACTTCCGCGTGGCCGCCGTCAACACCATCGGCCGCGGCCCCGCCAGCGAGACGGTGGAGGCCCGCACCTCCGAGCAGGCTCCGTCCTCGCCGCCCCGCCAG GTCAGGGGTCGTATGCTGAGCACCACCACAGCCATCATCCACTGGGATGAACCGGAGGAGGCCAACGGGCAGGTGGTGGGATACAGGGTGTACTACACTGCTGACAGCACTCTGCAGGTCAACcag TGGGAGAAGCAGATGGTTCGCAGTGCAAACTTCATCACCATCCAAAGCCTGACCCCCAACAAGACGTACTACATCAGAGTCCTGGCCTTCACCTCTGTAGGGGACGGGCCCCTGTCCCAGGACCTTCAGATCATAGCCAAGACCGGAG ttccatCCCAGCCATCAGACTTTAAGGGAGAGGCCAAATCAGAGACCagcatcctcctctcctgggtGGCCCCACCGCAGAGTGGCCCTGACAACCAGATCACCGGGTACGAGCTGGTGTACCGCCGCACTGACGACACGGAGGAG AAGAAGGTGACCTTTGAACCCTCCACCTCGTACCTCCTGAAGAACCTCAAGCCCTTCTCCACCTACACCTTCCAGCTGGCAGCTCGCAGCAAGCATGGCATCGGGGCCTACACCAACGAGGTGTCCACCGACACGCCCCAGACAC TGCCCGCGGCCCCTCCCCAGGAAGTCACATGTTCTAGCCCCAGTTCCACCGGTATCCTGGTAAGTTGGGCTCCACCCCCTGAGGAGTTCCAGAATGGAGTCATAACGGGATATTCCATCCAGTATTCCATCACGGAGGGGGAGAACCGTACCTCCCAGCGCGTGGACGGAATCCCTCCAGAAAGTTCTCCATACCTCCTGGAAAAACTGGAGAAATGGACCGAATATGGGATAACAGTGCGAGCACAGACGGAGGCCGGAGAAGGACCGGAGAGCTTGCAGCTGCTTGTCCGTACAGAGGAAGATG TTCCCAGCGGCCCTCCACGGGGTGTAGAGGCAGAGGCGCTCAACGCCTCGGCCGTCAGGGTGTGGTGGCGGGCGCCGGCAGTGGAACTCCAGCACGGTCAGATACGGGGGTACCAGGTGCACTACGTCAGGATGAACTACGGAGAGCCCAGTGGACAGCCCCTCATCAGGGACATCCTCATCGATGATTCCCAG TGGGAAAGCGATGACGAGACACAATAC GAGGTGGTTCTGACGGCCTTGCGGGCAGACACGGCGTACTCGGTGTCTGTGGGAGCGTACACCGCCAAGGGAGATGGGGCGAGAAGCAAACCCCAGACTGTTTGCACCACCATGCCAT TGCCGGAGGTGCCCAAACTGACTGTGAGCACCACCAAGGAGGGCAACACCGTGCTCCAGTGGTCCCGCCCGCCCAGcgcacccacccccctcctggggTACCGCCTCACCTACGGCCGAGCGGacatcctcccccccaccgTGGTGGAGTTCCCCGCCAAGGAGAACCGCTACACTGCCCCAGACATCCACAAGGGGGCGAGCTACGTCTTCCGCCTCTCCGCCCGCAACAAGATGGGGTACGGTGAGGAGGCGGTGAAGGAGGTGACCATGCCGGAGGACGCCCCCAGCAGCTTCCCCCAAAACATCCTCTCCGAGGGCGCCTCGGCCTCCTCCATCCGGCTGGCGTGGAAGTCCGTCCCCCTGATCGAACAAAACGGGAAGATCATTAAGTACACCGTGCGGTACAAGGACATCAACAGCAGGGGCAACGCCACGGAGGTTAGCGTGGCGGCGCCGGACTCGAGCGTGGTGTTGGAGGCTCTGATGGCCGATACAGTGTATGATGTCAGGGTGTGTGCATACACGGCCGTGGGCCCCGGGCCCTACAGCCCAAGCGTCCAGTTTAGGACCCAACCGCTGGACCAAg TGTTTGCCACCAACTTCCGGGTCAAGGCGTCCATGAAGACCTCTGTCCTGCTGACGTGGGAGATCAAGGACAAGAACCCAACCCAGCCGTTCACT aTCCTGTATGGTAAGGGCCAGAGTGTTGAGGTGGAAGGGAAGCAAACCCAGAAGTTGATAACGGGCCTGGAGCCGGAGACCCAGtactccttcctcctcaccaaCCGGGCCAACAGCGCCGGGGGCCTGCAGCACCGCGTCACGGTCGTGACCGCCCCGGACGTGCTGAGGTCCAAGCCCACGCTGGTGGGGAAGACCAACGCAGACGGCATGGTCACGGTTCAACTCCCCCCCGTCCAGACCAGCACCATAGtcgg GGGTTACTATGTGGTGGTGGTACCATtgaggaagcagagaggagggaagttCCTGAAGCCATGGGAGGAACCTGACCAGATGAACCTGGAcgag gtcCTGAAAGAGATCAACAGGACCAGTGTGAGCCGTGCCCTTCGTGTTCGCAGGcaggccagccaatcagagccaaAGGCTTATGTCACCGCCCACTTTAAGACCCTCCCTCTGGAGTTCACCCTAGGCGATGGCCGTGACTACGGTGACTTCCGGAACCGCCCGCTCCAGAACGGACAGGAGTATGTGTTCTTTGTCCTGGCGATGTTGGACCTGTCTGACAAC ACTATGTACGCCACCAGCCCCTACTCTGACCCCGTGACCTCGTCGGACGTGGATCCCCAACCAATCATtgacgaggaggaggggcttctgtgggtggtgggacCCGTGCTCGCTGTCATTTTCATTGTCTGCATCGTCAtcgccatcctcctcttcaagag CAAACCTGACAG GAAGAGGGCGGAAgccgaggggaggaaggggagtttCCCCTGCAGCAAGGCCATGTCCTCTCACCACCCCACTGACCCTGTGGAGCTACGCAGGATCAACTTCCagaccccag GCATGGCGTGCCACCCGCCTGTGCCCATGTCTGAGCTGGAGGAACACGTGGAGCATCTGAAAGCCAACGACAACCTCAAGTTCTCTCAGGAGTACGAG tcGATAGACCCCGGTCAGCAGTTCACATGGGAGCACTCCAACCTGGAGGTCAACAAGCCAAAGAACCGCTACGCTAACGTCATTGCATACGACCACTCCCGCGTCATGCTCTCCAGCATCGAGG GCATCCCGGGAGGTGACTACATCAACGCCAACTACATCGATGGCTACCGGCGCCAGAACGCTTACATCGCCACGCAGGGCTCTCTGCCAGAGACGTTCTGCGACTTCTGGCGTCTGGTGTGGGAGCAGCACACAGCCAACATCATCATGATGACCAAGCTAGAGGAGAAGTCACGG gtgAAGTGTGACCAGTACTGGCCCAGCAGAGGTACAGAGACCTACGGCCTCATCCAGGTCACCCTGCTGGACACGGTGGAGCTAGCCACCTACTCCGTCAGGACCTTCGCTCtctataag AGTGGCTCCAGTGAGAAGCGAGAGGTACGTCAGTTCCAGTTCACAGCCTGGCCGGACCATGGCGTGCCCGAGCACCCCACTCCCTTCCTGGCCTTCCTGCGCAGGGTGAAGGCCTGTAACCCTCCAGACGCCGGGCCCATGGTAGTCCACTGCAG TGCCGGCGTGGGCCGCACTGGCTGCTTCATCGTCATCGACGCCATGACGGAGCGCATCAAGCAGGAGAAGACGCTGGACATCTACGGTCACGTGACCCTGATGCGCTCGCAGCGGAACTACATGGTGCAGACGGAGGACCAGTACGTCTTCATTCACGACGCCCTGCTGGAGGCGGTTGCCTGCGGCAACACTGAGGTGCCCGCACGCAACCTCTACGCCTACATCCAGCGGCTGACCCAGATGGAGCCCGGCGAGAACGCCACGGGCATGGAGCTGGAGTTcaag CGATTGGCCAGTGCGATGGCGCACACCTCCCGCTTTGTGAGCGCCAACCTGCCCTGCAACAAGTTCAAGAACCGGTTGGTCAACATCATGCCCTATGAGACCACCCGAGTCtgtctgcagccaatcagaggggtggagggctcaGACTACATCAATGCCAGCTTCATAGACGGATACAG gcaacAGAGGGCCTATATTGCTACCCAGGGTCCACTGGCAGAGACTACAGAGGACTACTGGCGGATGCTCTGGGAACACAACTCCACCATCGTAGTCATGCTCACCAAGCTGAGGGAGATGGGACGg gagaaGTGTCACCAGTACTGGCCAGCTGAGCGCTCAGCACGATACCAGTACTTTGTGGTGGACCCAATGGCAGAGTACAACATGCCCCAGTACATCCTTCGAGAGTTCAAAGTCACTGAtgccagg GATGGCCAATCACGGACAGTTCGTCAGTTTCAGTTCACTGATTGGCCAGAGCAAGGAGTGCCAAAGTCAGGCGAGGGATTCATTGATTTCATTGGCCAAGTGCACAAAACGAAAGAGCAGTTTGGCCAGGATGGGCCAATAACAGTGCACTGTAG tgCGGGCGTGGGGAGGACGGGGGTCTTCATCACCCTGAGCATTGTGCTGGAGAGGATGCGCTACGAGGGCGTGGTGGACATCTTCCAGACAGTCAAGATGCTGCGGACCCAGAGACCAGCCACGGTACAGACAGag GACCAGTACCAGTTCTGCTACCGGGCCAGTCTGGAATACCTGGGTAGCTTCGACCACTATGCAACATAG
- the ptprdb gene encoding protein tyrosine phosphatase receptor type Db isoform X4: MQVPTCPTMHSASPGLLLLSFLFFADADSPPRFTRTPEDQTGVQGGVASFVCQATGDPQPKIVWNKKGKKVSNQRFEVIDFDDGSGSVLRIQPLRTPRDEAIYECHASNTAGEITTSTRLNVLREDQLPSGFPTIDMGPQLKVVERSRTATMLCAASGNPDPEITWFKDFLPVNTTNNNGRIKQLRSGALQIELSEESDQGKYECVATNSDGTRYSTPANLYVRVRRVPPRFSIPPADSEIMPGGSVNITCVAVGSPMPYVKWMLGTEDLTPEDDMPIGRNVLELGDVRQSNNYTCVAMSTLGVIEAVAQIIVKALPKAPGTPVVTERTATSITLTWDSGNPEPVAYYILLHRSKGSEDAYKEIDGIATTRYSVGGLSPYSHYDFRVAAVNTIGRGPASETVEARTSEQAPSSPPRQVRGRMLSTTTAIIHWDEPEEANGQVVGYRVYYTADSTLQVNQWEKQMVRSANFITIQSLTPNKTYYIRVLAFTSVGDGPLSQDLQIIAKTGVPSQPSDFKGEAKSETSILLSWVAPPQSGPDNQITGYELVYRRTDDTEEKKVTFEPSTSYLLKNLKPFSTYTFQLAARSKHGIGAYTNEVSTDTPQTLPAAPPQEVTCSSPSSTGILVSWAPPPEEFQNGVITGYSIQYSITEGENRTSQRVDGIPPESSPYLLEKLEKWTEYGITVRAQTEAGEGPESLQLLVRTEEDVPSGPPRGVEAEALNASAVRVWWRAPAVELQHGQIRGYQVHYVRMNYGEPSGQPLIRDILIDDSQWESDDETQYEVVLTALRADTAYSVSVGAYTAKGDGARSKPQTVCTTMPLPEVPKLTVSTTKEGNTVLQWSRPPSAPTPLLGYRLTYGRADILPPTVVEFPAKENRYTAPDIHKGASYVFRLSARNKMGYGEEAVKEVTMPEDAPSSFPQNILSEGASASSIRLAWKSVPLIEQNGKIIKYTVRYKDINSRGNATEVSVAAPDSSVVLEALMADTVYDVRVCAYTAVGPGPYSPSVQFRTQPLDQVFATNFRVKASMKTSVLLTWEIKDKNPTQPFTILYGKGQSVEVEGKQTQKLITGLEPETQYSFLLTNRANSAGGLQHRVTVVTAPDVLRSKPTLVGKTNADGMVTVQLPPVQTSTIVGGYYVVVVPLRKQRGGKFLKPWEEPDQMNLDEVLKEINRTSVSRALRVRRQASQSEPKAYVTAHFKTLPLEFTLGDGRDYGDFRNRPLQNGQEYVFFVLAMLDLSDNTMYATSPYSDPVTSSDVDPQPIIDEEEGLLWVVGPVLAVIFIVCIVIAILLFKSKPDRKRAEAEGRKGSFPCSKAMSSHHPTDPVELRRINFQTPGYRVSVYRGYRRLSSMACHPPVPMSELEEHVEHLKANDNLKFSQEYESIDPGQQFTWEHSNLEVNKPKNRYANVIAYDHSRVMLSSIEGIPGGDYINANYIDGYRRQNAYIATQGSLPETFCDFWRLVWEQHTANIIMMTKLEEKSRVKCDQYWPSRGTETYGLIQVTLLDTVELATYSVRTFALYKSGSSEKREVRQFQFTAWPDHGVPEHPTPFLAFLRRVKACNPPDAGPMVVHCSAGVGRTGCFIVIDAMTERIKQEKTLDIYGHVTLMRSQRNYMVQTEDQYVFIHDALLEAVACGNTEVPARNLYAYIQRLTQMEPGENATGMELEFKRLASAMAHTSRFVSANLPCNKFKNRLVNIMPYETTRVCLQPIRGVEGSDYINASFIDGYRQQRAYIATQGPLAETTEDYWRMLWEHNSTIVVMLTKLREMGREKCHQYWPAERSARYQYFVVDPMAEYNMPQYILREFKVTDARDGQSRTVRQFQFTDWPEQGVPKSGEGFIDFIGQVHKTKEQFGQDGPITVHCSAGVGRTGVFITLSIVLERMRYEGVVDIFQTVKMLRTQRPATVQTEDQYQFCYRASLEYLGSFDHYAT; this comes from the exons GTGCATTGCAGATTGAACTGAGTGAGGAGTCAGACCAAGGGAAGTACGAGTGCGTTGCTACCAACAGTGATGGGACGCGGTACTCCACTCCAGCTAATCTCTACGTCAGAG TGCGTCGAGTTCCGCCTCGTTTCTCCATCCCGCCGGCGGACAGTGAGATCATGCCCGGGGGCAGTGTGAACATCACGTGCGTGGCGGTGGGCTCGCCCATGCCCTACGTCAAGTGGATGCTGGGCACGGAGGACCTGACCCCTGAGGACGACATGCCCATCGGGCGCAACGTCCTGGAGCTGGGCGACGTGCGCCAGTCCAACAACTACACCTGCGTCGCCATGTCCACGCTGGGCGTCATCGAAGCGGTGGCGCAGATCATtgtcaaag ccctgcccAAAGCTCCAGGCACCCCAGTGGTGACGGAAAGAACTGCGACCAGCATCACCCTCACCTGGGACTCTGGAAACCCTGAGCCTGTGGCCTACTACATACTACTG caccGGTCCAAGGGATCGGAGGACGCCTACAAAGAGATCGACGGCATCGCCACCACCCGTTACAGTGTGGGCGGGCTCAGCCCGTACTCCCACTACGACTTCCGCGTGGCCGCCGTCAACACCATCGGCCGCGGCCCCGCCAGCGAGACGGTGGAGGCCCGCACCTCCGAGCAGGCTCCGTCCTCGCCGCCCCGCCAG GTCAGGGGTCGTATGCTGAGCACCACCACAGCCATCATCCACTGGGATGAACCGGAGGAGGCCAACGGGCAGGTGGTGGGATACAGGGTGTACTACACTGCTGACAGCACTCTGCAGGTCAACcag TGGGAGAAGCAGATGGTTCGCAGTGCAAACTTCATCACCATCCAAAGCCTGACCCCCAACAAGACGTACTACATCAGAGTCCTGGCCTTCACCTCTGTAGGGGACGGGCCCCTGTCCCAGGACCTTCAGATCATAGCCAAGACCGGAG ttccatCCCAGCCATCAGACTTTAAGGGAGAGGCCAAATCAGAGACCagcatcctcctctcctgggtGGCCCCACCGCAGAGTGGCCCTGACAACCAGATCACCGGGTACGAGCTGGTGTACCGCCGCACTGACGACACGGAGGAG AAGAAGGTGACCTTTGAACCCTCCACCTCGTACCTCCTGAAGAACCTCAAGCCCTTCTCCACCTACACCTTCCAGCTGGCAGCTCGCAGCAAGCATGGCATCGGGGCCTACACCAACGAGGTGTCCACCGACACGCCCCAGACAC TGCCCGCGGCCCCTCCCCAGGAAGTCACATGTTCTAGCCCCAGTTCCACCGGTATCCTGGTAAGTTGGGCTCCACCCCCTGAGGAGTTCCAGAATGGAGTCATAACGGGATATTCCATCCAGTATTCCATCACGGAGGGGGAGAACCGTACCTCCCAGCGCGTGGACGGAATCCCTCCAGAAAGTTCTCCATACCTCCTGGAAAAACTGGAGAAATGGACCGAATATGGGATAACAGTGCGAGCACAGACGGAGGCCGGAGAAGGACCGGAGAGCTTGCAGCTGCTTGTCCGTACAGAGGAAGATG TTCCCAGCGGCCCTCCACGGGGTGTAGAGGCAGAGGCGCTCAACGCCTCGGCCGTCAGGGTGTGGTGGCGGGCGCCGGCAGTGGAACTCCAGCACGGTCAGATACGGGGGTACCAGGTGCACTACGTCAGGATGAACTACGGAGAGCCCAGTGGACAGCCCCTCATCAGGGACATCCTCATCGATGATTCCCAG TGGGAAAGCGATGACGAGACACAATAC GAGGTGGTTCTGACGGCCTTGCGGGCAGACACGGCGTACTCGGTGTCTGTGGGAGCGTACACCGCCAAGGGAGATGGGGCGAGAAGCAAACCCCAGACTGTTTGCACCACCATGCCAT TGCCGGAGGTGCCCAAACTGACTGTGAGCACCACCAAGGAGGGCAACACCGTGCTCCAGTGGTCCCGCCCGCCCAGcgcacccacccccctcctggggTACCGCCTCACCTACGGCCGAGCGGacatcctcccccccaccgTGGTGGAGTTCCCCGCCAAGGAGAACCGCTACACTGCCCCAGACATCCACAAGGGGGCGAGCTACGTCTTCCGCCTCTCCGCCCGCAACAAGATGGGGTACGGTGAGGAGGCGGTGAAGGAGGTGACCATGCCGGAGGACGCCCCCAGCAGCTTCCCCCAAAACATCCTCTCCGAGGGCGCCTCGGCCTCCTCCATCCGGCTGGCGTGGAAGTCCGTCCCCCTGATCGAACAAAACGGGAAGATCATTAAGTACACCGTGCGGTACAAGGACATCAACAGCAGGGGCAACGCCACGGAGGTTAGCGTGGCGGCGCCGGACTCGAGCGTGGTGTTGGAGGCTCTGATGGCCGATACAGTGTATGATGTCAGGGTGTGTGCATACACGGCCGTGGGCCCCGGGCCCTACAGCCCAAGCGTCCAGTTTAGGACCCAACCGCTGGACCAAg TGTTTGCCACCAACTTCCGGGTCAAGGCGTCCATGAAGACCTCTGTCCTGCTGACGTGGGAGATCAAGGACAAGAACCCAACCCAGCCGTTCACT aTCCTGTATGGTAAGGGCCAGAGTGTTGAGGTGGAAGGGAAGCAAACCCAGAAGTTGATAACGGGCCTGGAGCCGGAGACCCAGtactccttcctcctcaccaaCCGGGCCAACAGCGCCGGGGGCCTGCAGCACCGCGTCACGGTCGTGACCGCCCCGGACGTGCTGAGGTCCAAGCCCACGCTGGTGGGGAAGACCAACGCAGACGGCATGGTCACGGTTCAACTCCCCCCCGTCCAGACCAGCACCATAGtcgg GGGTTACTATGTGGTGGTGGTACCATtgaggaagcagagaggagggaagttCCTGAAGCCATGGGAGGAACCTGACCAGATGAACCTGGAcgag gtcCTGAAAGAGATCAACAGGACCAGTGTGAGCCGTGCCCTTCGTGTTCGCAGGcaggccagccaatcagagccaaAGGCTTATGTCACCGCCCACTTTAAGACCCTCCCTCTGGAGTTCACCCTAGGCGATGGCCGTGACTACGGTGACTTCCGGAACCGCCCGCTCCAGAACGGACAGGAGTATGTGTTCTTTGTCCTGGCGATGTTGGACCTGTCTGACAAC ACTATGTACGCCACCAGCCCCTACTCTGACCCCGTGACCTCGTCGGACGTGGATCCCCAACCAATCATtgacgaggaggaggggcttctgtgggtggtgggacCCGTGCTCGCTGTCATTTTCATTGTCTGCATCGTCAtcgccatcctcctcttcaagag CAAACCTGACAG GAAGAGGGCGGAAgccgaggggaggaaggggagtttCCCCTGCAGCAAGGCCATGTCCTCTCACCACCCCACTGACCCTGTGGAGCTACGCAGGATCAACTTCCagaccccag GTTACCGTGTTTCAGTTTACCGCGGCTACCGCCGTCTATCAA GCATGGCGTGCCACCCGCCTGTGCCCATGTCTGAGCTGGAGGAACACGTGGAGCATCTGAAAGCCAACGACAACCTCAAGTTCTCTCAGGAGTACGAG tcGATAGACCCCGGTCAGCAGTTCACATGGGAGCACTCCAACCTGGAGGTCAACAAGCCAAAGAACCGCTACGCTAACGTCATTGCATACGACCACTCCCGCGTCATGCTCTCCAGCATCGAGG GCATCCCGGGAGGTGACTACATCAACGCCAACTACATCGATGGCTACCGGCGCCAGAACGCTTACATCGCCACGCAGGGCTCTCTGCCAGAGACGTTCTGCGACTTCTGGCGTCTGGTGTGGGAGCAGCACACAGCCAACATCATCATGATGACCAAGCTAGAGGAGAAGTCACGG gtgAAGTGTGACCAGTACTGGCCCAGCAGAGGTACAGAGACCTACGGCCTCATCCAGGTCACCCTGCTGGACACGGTGGAGCTAGCCACCTACTCCGTCAGGACCTTCGCTCtctataag AGTGGCTCCAGTGAGAAGCGAGAGGTACGTCAGTTCCAGTTCACAGCCTGGCCGGACCATGGCGTGCCCGAGCACCCCACTCCCTTCCTGGCCTTCCTGCGCAGGGTGAAGGCCTGTAACCCTCCAGACGCCGGGCCCATGGTAGTCCACTGCAG TGCCGGCGTGGGCCGCACTGGCTGCTTCATCGTCATCGACGCCATGACGGAGCGCATCAAGCAGGAGAAGACGCTGGACATCTACGGTCACGTGACCCTGATGCGCTCGCAGCGGAACTACATGGTGCAGACGGAGGACCAGTACGTCTTCATTCACGACGCCCTGCTGGAGGCGGTTGCCTGCGGCAACACTGAGGTGCCCGCACGCAACCTCTACGCCTACATCCAGCGGCTGACCCAGATGGAGCCCGGCGAGAACGCCACGGGCATGGAGCTGGAGTTcaag CGATTGGCCAGTGCGATGGCGCACACCTCCCGCTTTGTGAGCGCCAACCTGCCCTGCAACAAGTTCAAGAACCGGTTGGTCAACATCATGCCCTATGAGACCACCCGAGTCtgtctgcagccaatcagaggggtggagggctcaGACTACATCAATGCCAGCTTCATAGACGGATACAG gcaacAGAGGGCCTATATTGCTACCCAGGGTCCACTGGCAGAGACTACAGAGGACTACTGGCGGATGCTCTGGGAACACAACTCCACCATCGTAGTCATGCTCACCAAGCTGAGGGAGATGGGACGg gagaaGTGTCACCAGTACTGGCCAGCTGAGCGCTCAGCACGATACCAGTACTTTGTGGTGGACCCAATGGCAGAGTACAACATGCCCCAGTACATCCTTCGAGAGTTCAAAGTCACTGAtgccagg GATGGCCAATCACGGACAGTTCGTCAGTTTCAGTTCACTGATTGGCCAGAGCAAGGAGTGCCAAAGTCAGGCGAGGGATTCATTGATTTCATTGGCCAAGTGCACAAAACGAAAGAGCAGTTTGGCCAGGATGGGCCAATAACAGTGCACTGTAG tgCGGGCGTGGGGAGGACGGGGGTCTTCATCACCCTGAGCATTGTGCTGGAGAGGATGCGCTACGAGGGCGTGGTGGACATCTTCCAGACAGTCAAGATGCTGCGGACCCAGAGACCAGCCACGGTACAGACAGag GACCAGTACCAGTTCTGCTACCGGGCCAGTCTGGAATACCTGGGTAGCTTCGACCACTATGCAACATAG